One window of Populus nigra chromosome 5, ddPopNigr1.1, whole genome shotgun sequence genomic DNA carries:
- the LOC133695427 gene encoding shikimate O-hydroxycinnamoyltransferase-like, translated as MVKVDIRIKDSTIVLPAEETPKKSLWSSNLDLLVPIVHVPTIYFYKPVNDCSSFFNPQVLKEALSKALVPFYHMAGRLEKDENGRMSILCNSKGVLFVEAETSSTTDELGDFTPHFEMLQFIPEVDRSNIFSYPLLLLQATLFKCGGVCLGVGLHHILGDGTSAIHFINSWSEIARGLSLTTPPFIDRTLLDARVPPIPAMHHVEYDPPPPLNTHISGDQTLEIQSNPEPTCAKILTITFDQLRTLKNKSRKDVADGSTINYSTFETLAAHIWQCTCKARGITNDQATKLHIPTDGRSRLNPPLPAGYCGNVLFTTAILGLSGEIQSKPMVDTIAKIRGALKRMDNEYLRSAIDYLQVQADLEALKRGPHTFKSPNLNIVSWMTMPIYDADFGWGRPYFMGPAIVGFEGMAYIARCPNNDGSLMIITCLESNHMELFKKLFYDF; from the exons atggtaaaagttgataTTCGAATAAAAGACTCAACTATTGTACTTCCTGCCGAAGAGACACCAAAAAAAAGCCTATGGAGCTCAAATCTGGACCTCTTGGTGCCAATTGTACACGTCCCAACAATATACTTCTACAAGCCAGTTAATGATTGTTCCAGTTTTTTTAACCCTCAAGTGCTCAAGGAGGCTCTGAGCAAGGCTCTTGTGCCATTCTACCATATGGCAGGGAGGTTAGAGAAGGATGAAAATGGTAGAATGTCGATATTGTGCAACTCCAAAGGGGTTTTATTTGTCGAGGCGGAAACAAGCTCGACCACTGATGAACTGGGGGATTTTACTCCCCACTTTGAGATGCTGCAGTTCATTCCAGAAGTTGATCGTTCAAACATATTTTCCTATCCTCTACTACTGTTACAG GCAACCTTGTTCAAATGTGGAGGAGTATGTCTTGGAGTTGGCTTACACCATATCTTAGGAGATGGAACGTCTGCAATCCATTTTATCAACTCATGGTCTGAAATAGCAAGAGGACTATCTCTTACCACCCCACCGTTCATTGACCGTACCTTGCTTGATGCTCGAGTTCCTCCTATCCCTGCTATGCATCACGTAGAATACGACCCCCCTCCTCCCTTGAACACCCATATCTCCGGTGACCAAACCCTAGAAATCCAATCAAATCCTGAACCCACTTGTGCAAAAATCCTCACCATCACATTTGATCAACTCCGAACACTAAAAAACAAGTCTAGAAAAGACGTTGCTGATGGCAGTACTATCAACTATAGCACCTTTGAAACCCTAGCAGCACATATTTGGCAATGCACCTGCAAGGCACGTGGAATCACGAACGACCAAGCAACAAAATTACACATTCCAACAGATGGGCGATCTAGATTGAACCCACCATTGCCAGCCGGATACTGTGGCAATGTTCTTTTCACAACAGCAATTTTAGGTTTATCAGGCGAAATCCAATCAAAGCCAATGGTGGATACCATAGCAAAAATCCGTGGAGCATTGAAAAGAATGGACAATGAATATTTGAGATCAGCCATTGATTATTTGCAAGTCCAGGCTGATTTAGAAGCTTTGAAGCGAGGGCCACACACATTTAAGAGTCCAAACCTCAATATTGTGAGTTGGATGACAATGCCGATATATGATGCTGATTTTGGTTGGGGTCGACCTTATTTTATGGGGCCAGCAATTGTTGGCTTCGAGGGCATGGCATACATTGCTCGATGCCCAAATAATGATGGGAGCTTAATGATAATTACCTGCTTAGAAAGCAATCACATGGAACTCTTCAAGAAGTTGTTTTACGATTTCTAA